Below is a genomic region from Kribbella qitaiheensis.
GCGATCACCGGTGGAGGCGAGCGGATCCAGGTCTGCCTCGACGTCGACGCCTCGTTGCGGATCTTCGGCCAGCACCTCGGCGTACGGCGCTCGCCGCTACGCACCCCCGAGCAGGTGCTCGGACTGGCCCGCACTGTCGTCGCCGATGACGCCTTCGAGCTGGTTGGGGTGATGTTCTACGAGGCGCAGATCGCGGGCCTGCCGGATACGTCGCCGGCTGTTCGCTGGGTCAAGCGCCGGTCCGCGGCCGAGTTGGCCGAGCGGCGCGGCATGGTCGTCGACGCGGTGAAGCAGATCGCCCCGCTGCGGCTGGTGAACAGTGGTGGCACCGGCAGCCTCGAGGTCAGCAGCGCCGACCGGGCCGTCACCGAGGTGACTGCTGGTTCCGGTCTCTACGGGCCCACGCTCTTCGACAAGTACGACATCTTCAAGCCCGAGCGCGCCGTCGCCTACGCCCTCAGCGTGGTCCGCCGTCCCACGCCGCGGATCGCGACGCTGTTCGGCGGTGGCTACATCGCGTCCGGTCCGGCGAAGAAGTCCCGGCAGCCGTCCCCGACCTGGCCGGCCCGGTCTCGGTCTGCTCGGCACCGAGGGTGCCGGGGAGGTGCAAACCCCCGTAGCGGGAGAATCGGCGCGTGGCCTGCGGATCGGCGACCGGGTCTGGATGCGGTACGCCAAGGCAGGCGAGATGCTGGAACGATTCGACCGGCTGTACGCGATCGACGGCACCGAGCTGACCGAGCTCGTGACGTATCGGGGTGAGGGGAAGAACTTCGGATGAGCACCTGGCGCAACTGGGCCGGCACCGAGTCGGCGACCGGGGTGGAGGTGCTCCGCCCGGCCTCCATCGACGAGGTGTCCGTCGCGGTGAAGACGGCCGCCGAGCAGGGCAAGAAGCTCAAGGCGGTCGGCTCCGGCCACTCGTTCACCGGGTGTTCGGTGCCGGAGCAGGTGATGATCCGGCTCGACGGGCTCGCCTCGATCACCACCGCCGACCGGGAGTCCGGGCGGGTCACGCTCGGCGCCGGTACCGGTCTGGCGAAGCTGAACGCGGGCCTGGCGTCCTTCGACCTGGCGATGGCGAACCTCGGCGACATCGACAAGCAGACCATCTCGGGCGCGATCTCCACCGGCACCCACGGCACCGGCGCCCGGCTCGGCGGCCTCGCGACCCAGATCGTCGCGCTCGAACTGGTCACCGCGGACGGCTCCGTGCTGCACTGCTCGGCCGAGGAGAACCCCGATGTCTTCGCCGCGGCGCGCGTCTCGGTCGGCGCGCTCGGTGTCATCACTTCTCTCACCCTGCAAAGCGTTCCGGCGTTCCTGCTCCGCGCGCAGGAGATGCCGCTGCCGCTCGGCGAGGTGCTCGACAGTTTCGATGAATTTGCCGACGGCAACGATCACTTCGAGTTCTACTGGTTCCCGCACACCGACCTGGCGCTGACCAAACGCAACAACCGGGTCGCCGCCGGGGTCGGCGCGTCCCCGGTCAGCCGGCTGCGCGGCTGGATCGACGACGAACTGCTGTCCAACCGGGTCTTCGAACTCACCAACCGGCTCGCGGTTC
It encodes:
- a CDS encoding alanine racemase — translated: MGDFDSYARLTADLETPYAVVDLAAFRRNADDLVRRAAGTPIRVASKSVRCRALITEALQRPGFHGVMSYSLPEALWLARNGVDDILMGYPTVHRAALRELAADADAASRITLMIDDVQHLELIKAITGGGERIQVCLDVDASLRIFGQHLGVRRSPLRTPEQVLGLARTVVADDAFELVGVMFYEAQIAGLPDTSPAVRWVKRRSAAELAERRGMVVDAVKQIAPLRLVNSGGTGSLEVSSADRAVTEVTAGSGLYGPTLFDKYDIFKPERAVAYALSVVRRPTPRIATLFGGGYIASGPAKKSRQPSPTWPARSRSARHRGCRGGANPRSGRIGAWPADRRPGLDAVRQGRRDAGTIRPAVRDRRHRADRARDVSG
- a CDS encoding D-arabinono-1,4-lactone oxidase, which codes for MSTWRNWAGTESATGVEVLRPASIDEVSVAVKTAAEQGKKLKAVGSGHSFTGCSVPEQVMIRLDGLASITTADRESGRVTLGAGTGLAKLNAGLASFDLAMANLGDIDKQTISGAISTGTHGTGARLGGLATQIVALELVTADGSVLHCSAEENPDVFAAARVSVGALGVITSLTLQSVPAFLLRAQEMPLPLGEVLDSFDEFADGNDHFEFYWFPHTDLALTKRNNRVAAGVGASPVSRLRGWIDDELLSNRVFELTNRLAVRRPGLVPRINQLASRALSAREYVDASYKVFCSERNVIFRESEYAVPREHVVEVVQQLRAWIDRSGERFPFPIEVRVAAADDIWLSTAYGRDTAYVAIHQYHRLEHDKYFDAFEQIAGAFGGRPHWGKLHTLAADQFRDRYPRFDDFLAIRDRLDPHRAFTNPYTRQVFGP